GCCCTGCTCGATGAGCTCGAATCGTGGCAGACCCACCTGCAAAGTGAAAACGAATCCCTCGCCCACCAGGCCAGCCACGACAGCCTGACCGGCCTGCCGAACCGGGCATTTTTCGAGGGCCGCTTGATGCGCTCGCTGCGCACCGCGAAGAAGTACGACGAGCGGCTGGCGGTGTTGTTTCTCGACAGCGATCGCTTCAAGGACATCAACGATCAATACGGTCATGCCGCTGGCGACGCGGTGCTGACAGCGGTCGCCACCCGAGTGCGCGCGCAATTGCGCGAAGAGGACCTGGTGGGTCGCCTCGGCGGAGACGAGTTTGCGGTGTTGCTGACGCCGCTGCACAAGGTCGAAGATGCCGAACGCATCGCCGACAAAATCATCGCCAGCATGCAGGCACCGGTGCAATTGGCCGACGGCCAGACGGTGCAGACCTCGCTGAGTGTGGGAATCGCGATCTTTCCGGATCACGGTGCCACACCCGGCTCCCTGTTGCATGCCGCCGATGCGGCGATGTACCAGGCCAAACGCCTCTCCCGAGGCGGGCAATACACGGCAACGTCGGAGCACCTTGCCGCACCTTTGAAAAACAGGAGCTAACCCCCCGTGTCCCCAGTTTCCCAGCGTTCCCTTCGATTGTTCATGTTCTCGCTGTTCATGGCGATGCTCGCCCTGAGCGGCTGCCAGACCGCCCCGCAAAAAGGCCTCAGCCCCGCACAGATCGCGGTGCTCAAGCAGCAGGGGTTCGAATTGACCGATGAAGGCTGGGAGTTTGGCTTGTCCGGCAAGGTGCTATTTGGCAGCGACGTCGACAGCCTGAATGCGCAGAGCAGCGCCATCGTCCAGCGCATCGGCAAAGCCCTGCTGGACGTCGGCATCGACCGAGTGCGGGTCGACGGCCACACCGACGCTTCGGGTAAGGAAGCCTACAACCAGCAACTCTCGGTGCGCCGCGCCAAGAGCGTGAGCACCGTCCTGCAGCAGGTCGGCATGCGTGAAGAAAACATCCAGCTGCGCGGATTCGGCAGCAGCGTCCCGGTCGCCACCAACAAAACCGCCACCGGCCGCTATGAAAACCGTCGAGTGGCGATCGTCGTCAGCAACGACTAATCGGCGAAGTGCATTTCCCGCGTCTGCCCCATCAACAGCGCCTGGTTCTGCTCGGTGACGCTGCGGATGTAATCCCAGAGCAGGGTGATCCGCTTGAGCTTCCTCAAGTCTTCCCGGCAGTACATCCAGAACTGCCGTGTGATGTTGATCTCCTCCGGCAGCACCGGTAGCAGGCGTGGGTCCTGAGCCGCGAGGAAGCAGGGCAGGATCGCCAGCGAGCGGCCTTGCTGGGCGGCGACGAACTGGGCGATGACGCTGGTGCTGCGCAGGTTGGCGCTGGCGCCGGGCAGGACGTTGGCCAGATAAAGCAGCTCAGAGCTGAAGGCCAGGTCGTCGACGTAGCTGATGAATTGATGCCGGGCCAGGTCGGCCGGGCGGCGGATCGGCGGGTGTTGGTCGAGGTAGTCCTGGGTCGCGTACAGCTGCAGGCGATAGTCGCAGAGTTTGCAGCACACGTACGGGCCGTGTTCCGGGCGTTCGAGGGCGATGACGATGTCGGCTTCGCGCTTGGACAGGCTGATGAAGTGCGGCAGCGGCAGGATGTCCACCGAGATCGCCGGGTAGGCGTCGACGAAGTGACTCAACTGCGGAGTGATAAAGAAGCTGCCGAAGCCTTCGGTGCAGCCCATGCGCACGTGCCCGGACAACGCCACGCCGGACCCCGAAACCTGCTCGCAGGCCATGTGCAGGGTACTTTCTATTGACTCGGCATAACCCAGCAGGCGCTGGCCCTCGGCGGTCAGCACGAAGCCGTTGGTCCGCGATTTCTCGAACAACAAGGTGCCCAAAGCGCCTTCCAGCGAACTGATGCGTCGCGACACCGTGGTGTAGTCCACCGCAAGGCGCTTGGCCGCGGTGCTGGCCTTGCGGGTGCGGGCCACTTCGAGGAAAAACTTCAGGTCGTCCCAGTTCAGGGAGCCCAGGGATGTGATGTTTTTTTGCATGTTGGACCGGCTTTTATGTGCGTTCTTATTAGAAGTTTGCACATCTATACTCCAAAAACAGTCCGCTCACCACTTGCGGTACACGCCTCATCTCAAGGCGACCTCTGCGCCTTGGCTCCCAGCATAAATATAAGTACCGGAGACCCACATGAACGCATCGCTCACGCCCAACGAAACCACCGTGCAAACGGCCAAATTGCTGATCGACGGTCAGTGGGTCGAGTCTCAAACCAGCGAATGGCACGACATCGTCAACCCGGCCACGCAGGAAGTGCTGGCCAAGGTTCCGTTCGCTACCGCCGATGAAGTCGACGCTGCAATCAACGCTGCCCAGCGCGCCTTCCAGACCTGGAAACTGACTCCGATTGGCGCACGGATGCGCATCATGCTCAAACTTCAGGCGCTGATTCGCGAGCACTCCAAGCGCATCGCCGTGGTCCTCAGTGCCGAGCAGGGCAAGACTATTGCCGACGCTGAAGGCGACATTTTCCGTGGCCTGGAAGTGGTTGAACACGCCTGCTCTATCGGCACCCTGCAAATGGGCGAATTCGCCGAAAACGTCGCCGGCGGCGTCGATACCTACACCCTGCGCCAGCCGATCGGCGTCTGCGCCGGCATCACCCCTTTCAACTTCCCGGCGATGATTCCGCTGTGGATGTTCCCGATGGCCATCGCTTGCGGCAACACCTTCGTGCTCAAACCGTCCGAGCAGGATCCGCTGTCGACCTTGCTGCTGGTGGAACTGGCGATTGAAGCCGGGGTTCCGGCCGGTGTGCTCAACGTGGTCCACGGCGGCAAGGACGTGGTGGATGCGCTGTGCACCCACAAGGACATCAAGGCGGTGTCGTTCGTTGGTTCGACCGCAGTCGGCACCCACGTCTACGATCTCGCCGGCAAACATGGCAAGCGCGTGCAGTCGATGATGGGCGCGAAGAACCACGCCGTGGTGCTGCCCGACGCCAACCGCGAGCAGGCGCTGAATGCCCTGGTCGGTGCCGGTTTTGGTGCGGCCGGCCAGCGTTGCATGGCGACCTCGGTGGTGGTGCTGGTGGGCGCGGCCAAGCAGTGGCTGCCCGACCTCAAGGCGCTGGCGCAGAAACTCACGGTCAATGCCGGCAGCGAGCCGGGGACCGATGTCGGCCCGGTGATTTCCAAGCGCGCCAAGGCGCGGATTCTCGAGCTGATCGAAAGCGGCATCAAGGAAGGCGCCAAGCTCGAACTCGACGGTCGCGACATCAGCGTGCCGGGCTACGAGCAAGGCAACTTTGTCGGCCCGACCCTGTTCTCCGGGGTGACCACCGACATGCAGATCTACACCCAGGAAATCTTCGGCCCGGTGCTGGTGGTGCTGGAAGTCGACACCCTCGATCAGGCGATTGCCCTGGTCAACGCCAACCCGTTTGGCAACGGCACCGGCCTGTTCACCCAGAGTGGTGCGGCGGCGCGTAAATTCCAGAGTGAAATCGACGTCGGCCAGGTGGGTATCAACATCCCGATTCCGGTGCCGGTCCCGTTCTTCAGCTTCACCGGTTCCCGGGGTTCCAAACTCGGCGACCTCGGCCCGTATGGCAAGCAAGTGGTGCAGTTCTACACTCAGACCAAGACCGTCACCGCCCGCTGGTTTGACGACAACAGCGTCAACGACGGTGTGAACACCACCATTAACCTGCGTTAAGGAAGCCGAGATGAAGATCGCGTTTATTGGTCTGGGCAACATGGGCGCGCCGATGGCGCGCAACCTGATCAAGGCCGGCCACGCGCTGAACCTGGTCGACCTGAACAAGGCGGTGCTGGCGGAACTGGAGCAATTGGGCGGGCACATCAGCGGCTCGGCCAAGGAAGCCGCGCAGGGCGCCGAATTGGTGATCACCATGCTGCCGGCTGCGGCGCATGTGCGCAGCGTCTGGCTGGGTGAGAACGGTGTGCTGGCGGGAATCGGCGAGGGTGTGCCGGCAGTGGATTGCAGCACCATCGATCCGCAGACCGCGCGGGATGTCGCTGCGGCGGCGGCCGCGCAGGGTGTGAGCCTGGCGGATGCGCCAGTGTCCGGTGGCACCGGTGGCGCCGCTGCGGGCACCCTGACCTTCATGGTCGGGGCCACCCCGGAGTTGTTTGCCACCCTGCAGCCCGTGCTGGCGCAGATGGGCCGCAACATTGTGCATTGCGGTGCCGTCGGCACTGGGCAGATCGCCAAGATCTGCAACAACCTGCTGCTGGGAATCTCCATGGTCGGCGTCAGCGAAGCCATGGCCCTGGGCGATGCGCTGGGGATCGACACCGGTGTTTTGGCCGGGATCATCAACAGCTCCACCGGGCGTTGCTGGAGTTCGGACACCTACAACCCGTGGCCTGGCGTGATCGAAACCGCACCGGCCTCACGTGGTTACACCGGCGGTTTTGGTGCCGAGCTGATGCTCAAGGATCTTGGGCTGGCGACTGAAGCGGCGCGTCAGGCGCATCAACCGGTGGTGCTCGGCGCGGTGGCCCAGCAGTTGTACCAGGCGATGAGCTTGCGCGGTGAGGGTGGGCAGGATTTCTCGGCGATCGTTAACAGCTATCGCAAGCCGAAGTAAGCGGATCCAGGGTGGGATTGCAGGAGCTGGCAAGCCAGCTCCTGCAGGTTTTTTGCAGGTTCCGGTATCAAGCAAACACGAAATACTTGCGCACCGTCTCCACCACTTCCCAAGTCCCCTTCATGCCTGGCTCGACGACGAAGATGTCGCCCGCGCGCAGGTGGATCGGCGCCATGCCGTCCGGGGTGATCACGCAGTAGCCTTCCTGGAAATGGCAGTACTCCCACTTCACATAATCGACGCGCCACTTACCCGGCGTGCAGATCCAGGTGCCCATGATCTTGCTGCCATCTTCGCTGGTGTAGGCGTTGAGGTTGACGGTGTGCGGGTCGCCTTCGAGCTTTTCCCATTTGCAGGCATCGAGCACGGGCAGGGGATGGGTATCGCGAAGGACGGTAATCGGGGCGGTCATGCGGACTCCGGGCGTTGGGCAGGAATGAACCTGCACCCTATAGCGCCCGACCCCGGATCAGTTGTCTGGGGTCGACACTCAGCTGTCCAGAAACGCGCTTGCGCTCAGATCCGCTCCAGTGGGCAATCGCTCTGCACCTGTGCCAGGCTGGCCTGCAGTTCGCTCAGTTGGCGGACCTGACGGGTCATCTGCGCGATGCTCGCACTCAGCTGCTTCTTCTTCTCGCTGATCGCCTGCTGGGCCAGATTCCACGGCATGGCCTGGCCGTGGTAGTCCTGGAACATTGCCTGCATTTCCTTGAGCTTGAAGCCCAGTTGCTGGGCGCACTTGATGAAGCTCAGCAGCTCGACGCTCTGTTGGTCGTAGATGCGGTATTTGCCTTGGCGCTGGGCGGGCGGCAGCAGGCCGATGTCTTCGTAGTGACGAATGCTCTTGATGGTGGTGCCCGAAAGCTTCGCCGCTTTACCGATGTACATGAAAAGTCCCTTTTTCGTGGTTGACGCGGCGGATTATCTCCGAGACTTACCCCGCAGCGATAGCCTGGGCTTGCTTGAGCCAGGTTTCCCGTTGCCGTTCGGTGGAGCCGAGTATGGGGCCGAAAGTCAGGGTCTTGCGTGGCCGGATGCCGCAGAAGGCCAGGGTGGTCTTGCGCATCTGATGCAGGCCGGGCATGCGGTACACCCAGCGGTAGTACCAGGGCGGTGTGTCCATGGTCACCAGCAGGTCAGCGCTGCGCCCTCGCAGTAGCTGTTCCGGGAAGGCCTTGCCGGGGCGATACTTGAAGGCAAACCCGGGCAGGAACACCCGATCGAAAAAGCCCTTGAGCAGCGCCGGGATCGCGCCCCACCAGATCGGGTAGACGAACGTCAGGTGTTCGGCCCAGGTGATGTCCGCCTGGGCCTGCAGCAGATCGGCTTCCAGCGGCTGCACCTGGCGGTAGCCTTCGCGCAGGATCGGGTCGAAATCCAGTGAGCCCAGGCGCAGTTCGCGCACCTGGTGCCCGGCATCTTTCGCGGCCTGCACGTAACGCTCGGTGAGCGCGCCGCAAAAACTGTCGTGGGAGGGGTGACCGAGAATCACCAGGATGCGTTTGCTCATGGAAGTATCACTCAAGGACAAAAATGAGGTCCCTGTAGGCGCTGGCTTGCTAGCGATGAAGTTGATGCGGTGTAGCTGACGGCCTCATCGCGAGCAGGCTCGCTCCTACAAATAACCAAAACCGGAGGATAAAGTCGGCCCCATGGGGGAGAGTCAAGGGGCTCTTTCGGTGATTGAAATTTCCATCGCTCAAACTCGGTTTTTTTAGCAGTAAGTGCGAAACATTTGACCAGCGGCGGAGTTTTTCGCAAGAAAGTTCAGGGGTTTCGCTCGTATCATTCACGCGTGAGCAGGCCGAGATCAATACGATGAAAACAACACCCTCCTGGTGGGACATCAGCCCACCCTTGAGTACCGCCACCCCCACGTGGCCGGGCGATACACCGTTTCAGGAAGAGCGCGTCTGGACCTATGGGCCGGAGTGTCCGGTCAACGTCGGGCGCATCACCCTGTCGCCGCACACCGGCGCCCATGTCGACGCGCCGTTGCACTACAGCCCGGATGGCGCGCCCATCGGCGAAGTGTCGCTGGACACCTACATGGGCCCGTGCCGGGTCCTGCATTGCCTGGACAGCGGTGCGCTGGTCGAGCCCGAGCAGCTCGCCGGACGTCTCGGGCAGGTGCCCGAACGGGTGCTGTTGCGCACCTATCGCCGGGCCCCGCTGGCGACCTGGGACAGCGACTTCACCGCCGTGGCCAAGACCACTGTCGATTTGCTGGCGGGCCTCGGCGTGCGGCTGATCGGCATCGACACGCCGTCCCTCGACCCCCAGACCTCGAAAACCATGGATGCCCATAACGCGATCGCCCGGCACGGCATGGCTATCCTCGAAGGCATCGTCCTCGATGACGTGCCTGAAGGTGACTACGAGCTGATCGCCTTGCCGCTGCGCTTTGCCAACCTTGACGCCAGCCCGGTCCGGGCCATTTTGCGTCCCCTGAATAAATTGACACCTGAGGAGGCCGCCCAATGAGCCAATGTCCGTATTCCGCCGGTAACCAGAACGACGAATGGCATAACGCCGAGCTGAATTTTTCCGACTCCATGAGCTATGGCGATTACCTGGACCTGGGGCGCATCCTCAGCGCCCAGCACCCGCTGTCGCCCGACCATAACGAAATGCTGTTCATCATCCAGCACCAGACGTCCGAGCTGTGGATGAAACTGATGCTGCACGAACTCAAGGCTGCCCGCGAACACGTGCGCCTCGGCGAGCTGCCGCCCGCGTTCAAGATGCTGGCGCGGGTGTCGCGGATTTTCGACCAGTTGGTGCATGCCTGGACCGTGCTGGCGACCATGACCCCGACCGAATACCACGCGATCCGCCCGTTCCTCGGCCAATCGTCGGGCTTCCAGTCGTTCCAGTACCGCGAGATTGAATTCATCCTCGGCAACAAGAGCGCGACCCTGCTGCGTCCCCACGCCCATCGTCCGGAACTGCTGGCAGAACTGCAGAAGTCGATCGCCACGCCATCGCTGTACGACGAGGCAATCCGCCTGATGATCAGCGCCGGCCTGGATATCGATCCACAGCGCCTGAGCGTCGATCCAACCCTGCCGACTGCTCACGATGCCTCGGTCGAAGCGGCCTGGCGCGTGGTCTACAAGAATCCGACGCAGTACTGGGACCTGTACCAGTTGGCCGAGAAGTTCATCGACCTCGAAGACTCGTTTCGCCAGTGGCGTTTCCGCCATGTGACCACGGTCGAGCGGATCATCGGCTTCCAGCCTGGCACCGGCGGTACCGAAGGCGTGGGCTACCTGCGCAAGATGCTCGACACCGTGCTGTTCCCGGAACTGTGGCGCGTACGCTCCACGCTCTGAGTCAACAGGCATAAAAAAACCCCGGCATTCACTGAATGCCGGGGTTTTTTATGGGCTGAAGCTTACTGCGCGACCGATACATTCCCGGCGCGCGCCACCCGCAAGCGGTAGGCAACGTACAGGATCGCGATCCACACCGGGATCGCATACACCGAGGCGCTGATGCCCGGGATCATCAACATCACGCAGATGATCATGAACATGAACGCCAGGCACAGGTAGTTGGTGAAGGGCGACCAGAAGGCCTTGAAGCCCGGCACCACGCCTTTGGCCTGCATGGCCTTGCGGAATTTCAGGTGAGTCAGGCTGATCATCGCCCAGTTGATCATCAACGAGGCAACCACCAGCGCCATCAACAGTTCCAGTGCGCTATGCGGCGCCACGTAGTTGACCACCACGCAGAGCAGGGTCACCAGCGCCGACACGCACAGGGCACGGAACGGCACGCCGTTTTTGGTCAGTTTCATCAACGACTTCGGCGCATCGCCCTGGTCCGCCAGGCCGTACAGCATGCGGCTGTTGCAGTAGACGCCGCTGTTGTAGACCGACAGTGCAGCGGTCAGCACCACGAAGTTGAGGATCTGCGCTGCGGTGTCACTGCCGATCAGGGCAAAGATCTGCACGAACGGGCTGCTGCTGTAGGCATCGCCCGAGGCGCCGAGGGTCTGCAGCAGTTGGTCCCATGGGTACAACGACAGCAGCACGGTCAGGGCGCCGACGTAAAAGATCAGCACCCGGTAGACCACCTGGTTGATCGCCTTGGGAATCACTTTGCGTGGCTCGCTGGCTTCGGCCGCGGTGATACCCACCAGCTCCAGGCCACCGAAGGAGAACATGATGAAGGCCATCGCCATCAGCAGGCCGGTGGTGCCATTGGGGAAGAAACCGCCGTGGTCCCACAGGTTGCTCACCGAGGCTTGCGGGCCGCCGGTGCCGCTGAACAGCATGTAGCAGCCGAGGACGATCATGCCGATGATGGCCACGACCTTGATGATCGCGAACCAGAACTCCGCTTCGCCGAACACCTTCACGTTCATGGTGTTGATCAGGTTGACCAGCACGAAGAACACCGCCGCGCTGACCCAGGTCGGCACCTCGGGCCACCAGAACTGGATGTACTTGCCGACTGCCGTCAGCTCCGCCATGCCCACCAGCACGTACAGCACCCAGTAGTTCCAGCCGGACAGGAAGCCGGCAAAACCACCCCAGTAGTTATGGGCAAAGTGACTGAAGGACCCGGCGACCGGCTCCTCGACAATCATTTCGCCGAGCTGGCGCATGATCAGGAAGGCGATGAACCCGGCAATCGCGTAGCCGAGAATCATCGAGGGGCCTGCTGACTTGAGTACGCCAGCGGAACCCAGGAACAAGCCTGTCCCGATCGCACCACCCAAGGCGATCAGCTGAATGTGTCGATTTTTCAGCCCCCGCTTGAGTTCGCCCTGTTGCTGTATTTGTTCCGCCATCTGCTTACCTTCTAGTTGTTTTGGTCCGGCTGTGTTGCACCCCGACAGCTTATTCAATTGGCGCCCGTTTGTGGCCGTCAGACGTTGCTTTCGGTGAATTTTTCGTAATAAAGCTGCACGTTTTGCAGATTTTGCGCGATCAGCCAGCTCTTGATCGATTCGACCATCGGCGGTGGTCCGCACACATACATGTCGGCGGCGGCATCGCGCAGTTCGCTGGCCTCGAAGTGCTCAGTGAGGTAGCCGCGCTTGCCGCTCCATTCTGGCGTCGGCTCGCTGACCACCTCGGTGTAGCGAAACCCGGGAATGCGCTGGGCGTAGGCAAGGATGCGCGCGCGCTCGCACAGGTCGGCGGCATCGCGTACGCCGTAGTACAGGTGCACCGGTTGCTCGCAGCCGCGCTCGGCCATTTCGTCGAGCATGCCGAGCATCGCCGACAGCCCGGTACCGCCGGCCACCAGCAGCAGTGGGCGAGTGATGTGGCGCAGGTAAAACGCCCCGAGCGGTGCTTCCAGCTCGATCCGGTCACCGACCTGGCAGCGCTCGCGGAT
This region of Pseudomonas fluorescens genomic DNA includes:
- a CDS encoding OmpA family protein — protein: MFSLFMAMLALSGCQTAPQKGLSPAQIAVLKQQGFELTDEGWEFGLSGKVLFGSDVDSLNAQSSAIVQRIGKALLDVGIDRVRVDGHTDASGKEAYNQQLSVRRAKSVSTVLQQVGMREENIQLRGFGSSVPVATNKTATGRYENRRVAIVVSND
- a CDS encoding LysR family transcriptional regulator, with the protein product MQKNITSLGSLNWDDLKFFLEVARTRKASTAAKRLAVDYTTVSRRISSLEGALGTLLFEKSRTNGFVLTAEGQRLLGYAESIESTLHMACEQVSGSGVALSGHVRMGCTEGFGSFFITPQLSHFVDAYPAISVDILPLPHFISLSKREADIVIALERPEHGPYVCCKLCDYRLQLYATQDYLDQHPPIRRPADLARHQFISYVDDLAFSSELLYLANVLPGASANLRSTSVIAQFVAAQQGRSLAILPCFLAAQDPRLLPVLPEEINITRQFWMYCREDLRKLKRITLLWDYIRSVTEQNQALLMGQTREMHFAD
- a CDS encoding CoA-acylating methylmalonate-semialdehyde dehydrogenase, translating into MNASLTPNETTVQTAKLLIDGQWVESQTSEWHDIVNPATQEVLAKVPFATADEVDAAINAAQRAFQTWKLTPIGARMRIMLKLQALIREHSKRIAVVLSAEQGKTIADAEGDIFRGLEVVEHACSIGTLQMGEFAENVAGGVDTYTLRQPIGVCAGITPFNFPAMIPLWMFPMAIACGNTFVLKPSEQDPLSTLLLVELAIEAGVPAGVLNVVHGGKDVVDALCTHKDIKAVSFVGSTAVGTHVYDLAGKHGKRVQSMMGAKNHAVVLPDANREQALNALVGAGFGAAGQRCMATSVVVLVGAAKQWLPDLKALAQKLTVNAGSEPGTDVGPVISKRAKARILELIESGIKEGAKLELDGRDISVPGYEQGNFVGPTLFSGVTTDMQIYTQEIFGPVLVVLEVDTLDQAIALVNANPFGNGTGLFTQSGAAARKFQSEIDVGQVGINIPIPVPVPFFSFTGSRGSKLGDLGPYGKQVVQFYTQTKTVTARWFDDNSVNDGVNTTINLR
- the mmsB gene encoding 3-hydroxyisobutyrate dehydrogenase — its product is MKIAFIGLGNMGAPMARNLIKAGHALNLVDLNKAVLAELEQLGGHISGSAKEAAQGAELVITMLPAAAHVRSVWLGENGVLAGIGEGVPAVDCSTIDPQTARDVAAAAAAQGVSLADAPVSGGTGGAAAGTLTFMVGATPELFATLQPVLAQMGRNIVHCGAVGTGQIAKICNNLLLGISMVGVSEAMALGDALGIDTGVLAGIINSSTGRCWSSDTYNPWPGVIETAPASRGYTGGFGAELMLKDLGLATEAARQAHQPVVLGAVAQQLYQAMSLRGEGGQDFSAIVNSYRKPK
- a CDS encoding cupin domain-containing protein, whose amino-acid sequence is MTAPITVLRDTHPLPVLDACKWEKLEGDPHTVNLNAYTSEDGSKIMGTWICTPGKWRVDYVKWEYCHFQEGYCVITPDGMAPIHLRAGDIFVVEPGMKGTWEVVETVRKYFVFA
- a CDS encoding MerR family transcriptional regulator — its product is MYIGKAAKLSGTTIKSIRHYEDIGLLPPAQRQGKYRIYDQQSVELLSFIKCAQQLGFKLKEMQAMFQDYHGQAMPWNLAQQAISEKKKQLSASIAQMTRQVRQLSELQASLAQVQSDCPLERI
- a CDS encoding NAD(P)H-dependent oxidoreductase; translated protein: MSKRILVILGHPSHDSFCGALTERYVQAAKDAGHQVRELRLGSLDFDPILREGYRQVQPLEADLLQAQADITWAEHLTFVYPIWWGAIPALLKGFFDRVFLPGFAFKYRPGKAFPEQLLRGRSADLLVTMDTPPWYYRWVYRMPGLHQMRKTTLAFCGIRPRKTLTFGPILGSTERQRETWLKQAQAIAAG
- the kynB gene encoding arylformamidase, which codes for MKTTPSWWDISPPLSTATPTWPGDTPFQEERVWTYGPECPVNVGRITLSPHTGAHVDAPLHYSPDGAPIGEVSLDTYMGPCRVLHCLDSGALVEPEQLAGRLGQVPERVLLRTYRRAPLATWDSDFTAVAKTTVDLLAGLGVRLIGIDTPSLDPQTSKTMDAHNAIARHGMAILEGIVLDDVPEGDYELIALPLRFANLDASPVRAILRPLNKLTPEEAAQ
- the kynA gene encoding tryptophan 2,3-dioxygenase, whose translation is MSQCPYSAGNQNDEWHNAELNFSDSMSYGDYLDLGRILSAQHPLSPDHNEMLFIIQHQTSELWMKLMLHELKAAREHVRLGELPPAFKMLARVSRIFDQLVHAWTVLATMTPTEYHAIRPFLGQSSGFQSFQYREIEFILGNKSATLLRPHAHRPELLAELQKSIATPSLYDEAIRLMISAGLDIDPQRLSVDPTLPTAHDASVEAAWRVVYKNPTQYWDLYQLAEKFIDLEDSFRQWRFRHVTTVERIIGFQPGTGGTEGVGYLRKMLDTVLFPELWRVRSTL
- a CDS encoding amino acid permease; translation: MAEQIQQQGELKRGLKNRHIQLIALGGAIGTGLFLGSAGVLKSAGPSMILGYAIAGFIAFLIMRQLGEMIVEEPVAGSFSHFAHNYWGGFAGFLSGWNYWVLYVLVGMAELTAVGKYIQFWWPEVPTWVSAAVFFVLVNLINTMNVKVFGEAEFWFAIIKVVAIIGMIVLGCYMLFSGTGGPQASVSNLWDHGGFFPNGTTGLLMAMAFIMFSFGGLELVGITAAEASEPRKVIPKAINQVVYRVLIFYVGALTVLLSLYPWDQLLQTLGASGDAYSSSPFVQIFALIGSDTAAQILNFVVLTAALSVYNSGVYCNSRMLYGLADQGDAPKSLMKLTKNGVPFRALCVSALVTLLCVVVNYVAPHSALELLMALVVASLMINWAMISLTHLKFRKAMQAKGVVPGFKAFWSPFTNYLCLAFMFMIICVMLMIPGISASVYAIPVWIAILYVAYRLRVARAGNVSVAQ